A stretch of the Engraulis encrasicolus isolate BLACKSEA-1 chromosome 19, IST_EnEncr_1.0, whole genome shotgun sequence genome encodes the following:
- the LOC134435590 gene encoding uncharacterized protein LOC134435590 isoform X1: MSSKHTQQSVAPDECSLSSQQTDPDQPHKKKQLAFWWPSRVSATSTKEVIGEIHDESHQKDANNEALGLEMEEALASIRENSEELDNQSADPPSEAVVQAFKTIYEREKRLRLLGHESVLLTSLETNSSSQHNRRMSGYDEVGFQKFLSKVTNSKKFTSFLRGDLAPESDAQFFRNLNRVLYSQDIPVTAQREITMYYHRKTLKQALCEVPKHMRLSNVLKYYTKGANLMGLHSKQLLRFLLEYVQGNNDSPYSIKPSLRENYRPRTRSLSSPKMHHAMFTKTTKTLEMQRYIRQVPGKQERVETLALVTPVKVKVLLNVHNREKLTYNDIDHIRTEARAGLSVCLRTLMASKRWEALHSWALLLSRYPDVLRFPTFPETCGTYSWTWSGRHDTLDMWQLVEEVVEEEEEEEEEEEEKEEEEDAGGLGTSAGGDGGGGGGRG; this comes from the exons ATGTCATCTAAACATACACAG cagaGCGTGGCGCCCGACGAGTGCAGCCTGTCGAGCCAGCAGACCGACCCCGACCAACCCCACAAGAAGAAACAGCTCGCCTTCTGGTGGCCGAGTCGTGTATCTGCCACAAGCACCAAGGAAGTCATAGGAGAGATACATGACGAGAGCCACCAGAAGGACGCCAATAACGAAGCGCTCGGACTGGAGATGGAGGAGGCCCTGGCTTCCAT taGAGAGAACTCGGAGGAATTGGATAACCAGTCTGCAGACCCTCCTTCAGAGGCAGTGGTGCAGG CATTTAAAACTATTTACGAACGGGAGAAGAGATTAAGGCTCTTAGGCCACGAGTCTGTCCTGTTGACATCGTTAGAGACGAACTCCAGTTCTCAACATAACAGGCGGATGTCGGGTTATG ATGAGGTTGGTTTCCAGAAATTTCTCTCCAAAGTGACAAACAGCAAAAAGTTCACCTCATTTCTGAGAG GTGATCTAGCGCCTGAGTCTGACGCCCAGTTCTTCAGGAATCTGAACCGCGTCCTGTACTCCCAGGACATTCCCGTGACGGCACAGAGGGAGATCACAAT GTATTACCACAGGAAGACTTTAAAGCAGGCGCTGTGTGAGGTACCCAAACACATGCGGCTGAGCAACGTTCTTAAGTACTACACCAAGGGAGCTAACCTGATGGGCCTGCACTCCAAACAACTGCTCCGATTCCTCCTGGAGTACG TGCAAGGGAACAATGACAGCCCATACTCCATTAAGCCGTCCCTGAGGGAGAACTACCGGCCGCGCACCAGGTCCCTCAGCTCTCCCAAGATGCATCACGCCATGTTCACCAAGACCACAAAGACCCTGGAGATGCAACGCTACATtagacag GTGCCCGGCAAACAAGAAAGGGTGGAGACTTTGGCGTTGGTTACGCCAGTGAAAGTTAAGGTCCTGCTCAACGTGCACAACAGAGAAAAGCTGACCTACAATGACATCGACCATATTAGGACAGAG gcgcGTGCGGGGCTGAGCGTGTGCCTGCGCACCCTGATGGCCTCCAAGCGTTGGGAGGCGCTGCACTCGTGGGCGTTGCTGCTGAGTCGCTACCCAGACGTCCTGCGCTTCCCCACCTTCCCCGAGACCTGCGGCACCTACAGCTGGACCTGGAGCGGCCGCCACGATACGCTGGACATGTGGCagctggtggaggaggtggtggaagaggaggaggaggaggaggaggaggaggaggagaaagaggaggaggaggatgctggAGGTCTGGGAACTAGtgcaggaggtgatggaggaggtggaggaggaagggggtaa
- the LOC134435590 gene encoding uncharacterized protein LOC134435590 isoform X2 — MSSKHTQSVAPDECSLSSQQTDPDQPHKKKQLAFWWPSRVSATSTKEVIGEIHDESHQKDANNEALGLEMEEALASIRENSEELDNQSADPPSEAVVQAFKTIYEREKRLRLLGHESVLLTSLETNSSSQHNRRMSGYDEVGFQKFLSKVTNSKKFTSFLRGDLAPESDAQFFRNLNRVLYSQDIPVTAQREITMYYHRKTLKQALCEVPKHMRLSNVLKYYTKGANLMGLHSKQLLRFLLEYVQGNNDSPYSIKPSLRENYRPRTRSLSSPKMHHAMFTKTTKTLEMQRYIRQVPGKQERVETLALVTPVKVKVLLNVHNREKLTYNDIDHIRTEARAGLSVCLRTLMASKRWEALHSWALLLSRYPDVLRFPTFPETCGTYSWTWSGRHDTLDMWQLVEEVVEEEEEEEEEEEEKEEEEDAGGLGTSAGGDGGGGGGRG; from the exons ATGTCATCTAAACATACACAG aGCGTGGCGCCCGACGAGTGCAGCCTGTCGAGCCAGCAGACCGACCCCGACCAACCCCACAAGAAGAAACAGCTCGCCTTCTGGTGGCCGAGTCGTGTATCTGCCACAAGCACCAAGGAAGTCATAGGAGAGATACATGACGAGAGCCACCAGAAGGACGCCAATAACGAAGCGCTCGGACTGGAGATGGAGGAGGCCCTGGCTTCCAT taGAGAGAACTCGGAGGAATTGGATAACCAGTCTGCAGACCCTCCTTCAGAGGCAGTGGTGCAGG CATTTAAAACTATTTACGAACGGGAGAAGAGATTAAGGCTCTTAGGCCACGAGTCTGTCCTGTTGACATCGTTAGAGACGAACTCCAGTTCTCAACATAACAGGCGGATGTCGGGTTATG ATGAGGTTGGTTTCCAGAAATTTCTCTCCAAAGTGACAAACAGCAAAAAGTTCACCTCATTTCTGAGAG GTGATCTAGCGCCTGAGTCTGACGCCCAGTTCTTCAGGAATCTGAACCGCGTCCTGTACTCCCAGGACATTCCCGTGACGGCACAGAGGGAGATCACAAT GTATTACCACAGGAAGACTTTAAAGCAGGCGCTGTGTGAGGTACCCAAACACATGCGGCTGAGCAACGTTCTTAAGTACTACACCAAGGGAGCTAACCTGATGGGCCTGCACTCCAAACAACTGCTCCGATTCCTCCTGGAGTACG TGCAAGGGAACAATGACAGCCCATACTCCATTAAGCCGTCCCTGAGGGAGAACTACCGGCCGCGCACCAGGTCCCTCAGCTCTCCCAAGATGCATCACGCCATGTTCACCAAGACCACAAAGACCCTGGAGATGCAACGCTACATtagacag GTGCCCGGCAAACAAGAAAGGGTGGAGACTTTGGCGTTGGTTACGCCAGTGAAAGTTAAGGTCCTGCTCAACGTGCACAACAGAGAAAAGCTGACCTACAATGACATCGACCATATTAGGACAGAG gcgcGTGCGGGGCTGAGCGTGTGCCTGCGCACCCTGATGGCCTCCAAGCGTTGGGAGGCGCTGCACTCGTGGGCGTTGCTGCTGAGTCGCTACCCAGACGTCCTGCGCTTCCCCACCTTCCCCGAGACCTGCGGCACCTACAGCTGGACCTGGAGCGGCCGCCACGATACGCTGGACATGTGGCagctggtggaggaggtggtggaagaggaggaggaggaggaggaggaggaggaggagaaagaggaggaggaggatgctggAGGTCTGGGAACTAGtgcaggaggtgatggaggaggtggaggaggaagggggtaa